In Picosynechococcus sp. PCC 7002, the following are encoded in one genomic region:
- a CDS encoding HesB/IscA family protein, with product MIQITPSAAQEIKRIQRSRQATDSYLRITVQSGGCLDYIYQFSLDAEPQSGDRQETIRNINILINHNDAEQLKDLSIDYSEDLMGGSFRFKNPHTIKTCNCGQSFQKEP from the coding sequence ATGATTCAAATCACTCCGAGCGCCGCCCAAGAAATTAAACGTATCCAGCGTAGTCGCCAAGCGACTGATAGTTATCTCCGGATCACTGTGCAGTCCGGCGGCTGTTTAGACTACATCTACCAATTTTCTCTAGATGCTGAACCCCAGAGCGGCGATCGCCAAGAAACGATCCGCAATATCAACATCTTGATTAATCACAATGATGCCGAGCAGCTCAAAGACCTCAGCATTGACTACTCCGAAGATTTAATGGGGGGAAGCTTTCGGTTTAAAAATCCCCACACAATCAAAACCTGCAACTGTGGTCAGTCCTTTCAGAAAGAACCTTGA
- a CDS encoding phosphomannose isomerase type II C-terminal cupin domain, with protein sequence MILTGQSSSPATTAPTQPCPTDSRPWGTFTVLDEGPGYKIKRIEVKPGHRLSLQMHHHRSEHWIVVSGTAHVECGDKTELLTPNQSTYVPACTKHRLQNPGVVPLILIEVQNGEYLGEDDIIRFQDDYARQ encoded by the coding sequence ATGATCTTGACGGGACAATCCAGTAGCCCTGCCACCACGGCCCCAACTCAACCATGCCCCACTGATTCTCGACCCTGGGGTACTTTTACGGTTCTCGATGAAGGGCCAGGCTACAAAATCAAACGCATCGAAGTAAAACCCGGTCATCGCCTCAGTCTCCAGATGCACCATCATCGTAGTGAACATTGGATCGTTGTGTCTGGAACGGCCCACGTTGAATGTGGTGACAAAACTGAATTATTAACCCCGAACCAATCCACCTACGTCCCGGCCTGTACCAAGCATCGCCTCCAAAATCCTGGCGTTGTGCCCTTGATCTTGATCGAAGTGCAGAATGGTGAGTACCTGGGCGAAGATGATATTATTCGCTTCCAGGATGACTATGCTCGCCAGTAG
- the tadA gene encoding tRNA adenosine(34) deaminase TadA yields the protein MITQAEYRRHYHWMQKAIALAKVAGQSGEIPVGAVIVDGKNQCLAQSGNRKEKTQDPTAHAEMLVIRAASQMRQDWHLQDCTLYVTLEPCPMCAGAMIHSRLKQVVYGADDPKTGALRSMANFPDAPFSNHSFPVLGGIAAMECRQLLQNWFQHNCRP from the coding sequence GTGATTACCCAAGCAGAATATCGACGCCATTATCACTGGATGCAAAAGGCGATCGCCCTCGCAAAAGTTGCCGGACAATCTGGAGAAATCCCCGTCGGTGCTGTGATTGTTGATGGCAAAAATCAATGCCTTGCCCAGAGTGGTAATCGCAAAGAAAAAACCCAAGATCCCACCGCCCACGCCGAAATGCTGGTGATCCGTGCCGCCAGCCAGATGCGCCAAGATTGGCATCTCCAGGACTGCACCCTCTATGTCACTCTCGAACCCTGTCCCATGTGTGCCGGAGCGATGATTCACAGCCGTCTTAAGCAAGTCGTTTATGGTGCTGATGATCCGAAAACAGGCGCTCTACGCAGTATGGCTAATTTTCCCGATGCTCCCTTTTCTAATCATTCTTTCCCAGTTCTTGGTGGGATCGCAGCAATGGAATGTCGGCAACTTCTCCAGAATTGGTTTCAACACAATTGCCGTCCCTGA
- the grxC gene encoding glutaredoxin 3, translating to MFNCLKSLFGKKATGIHAKVEIYTWRTCPYCIAAKILLFFKGVHFTEYKIDGDEIARKKMAERANGKRTVPQIFINNAHIGGCTDLFALEQKGELNVLLHQ from the coding sequence ATGTTTAATTGCCTGAAGTCGCTATTTGGAAAAAAAGCAACGGGGATTCATGCCAAGGTTGAAATTTATACTTGGCGGACTTGTCCCTACTGCATTGCAGCGAAAATATTGCTTTTTTTCAAAGGGGTACATTTCACGGAATACAAAATTGATGGGGATGAGATTGCCCGTAAAAAAATGGCAGAGCGGGCCAATGGCAAGCGCACTGTCCCCCAGATTTTCATCAACAACGCCCACATCGGCGGTTGCACAGATTTATTCGCCCTTGAACAAAAAGGCGAGCTAAACGTATTACTACACCAGTGA
- the ahcY gene encoding adenosylhomocysteinase, with translation MSTSTLTRDYKVADINLASWGRKEIAIAEGEMPALMTIRKKYSASKPLAGAKIIGCIHMTIQTAVLIETLVELGAEVRWSSCNIFSTQDHAAAAIAEAGVPVFAWKGETEEEYMWCIEQTCRTPDGELWDANMILDDGGDLTGYIHTTYPEMLSRIHGVTEETTTGVHRLYEMLEKGKLKIPAINVNDSVTKAKNDNKYGCRHSLNDAIKRATDHLLAGKKALVIGYGDVGKGSAASLRQEGMIVKVTEVDPICAMQACMDGFEVVSPFINGINNGPESINKDLLANTDLLVTATGNFNVCDANMLAALKPSAVVCNIGHFDNEIDTAYMRKNWQWEEIKPQVHKVYRSDDPQDFLILLAEGRLVNLGNATGHPSRIMDGSFANQVLAQMFLFERQFANQDPSERKITVEVLPKHLDEEVARYMVQGFGGVITQLTQTQADYIHVPVAGPFKTESYKY, from the coding sequence ATGAGCACTTCAACCCTCACCCGTGACTACAAGGTCGCCGATATTAATTTGGCAAGCTGGGGCCGCAAGGAAATTGCGATCGCCGAAGGCGAAATGCCCGCCCTCATGACCATCCGGAAAAAATACAGTGCAAGCAAGCCCTTAGCTGGGGCAAAGATTATTGGCTGTATCCACATGACCATTCAGACGGCGGTGCTGATTGAAACCCTGGTCGAACTGGGGGCCGAAGTGCGTTGGTCATCCTGTAATATTTTCTCTACCCAAGACCATGCCGCAGCGGCGATCGCCGAGGCAGGCGTACCCGTTTTCGCGTGGAAAGGGGAAACCGAAGAAGAATACATGTGGTGTATTGAGCAGACCTGTCGCACCCCTGACGGCGAACTTTGGGATGCCAACATGATCCTCGACGATGGTGGTGACCTGACGGGCTACATCCACACTACCTATCCTGAAATGCTCTCCCGCATCCATGGCGTCACCGAAGAGACCACCACTGGCGTCCATCGTCTCTACGAAATGCTCGAAAAGGGCAAACTAAAAATCCCCGCCATTAACGTTAATGACTCCGTTACCAAGGCGAAAAACGACAACAAGTATGGGTGCCGCCACAGCTTAAACGATGCGATTAAACGCGCCACTGACCACCTCCTCGCCGGGAAAAAAGCCCTGGTGATTGGGTATGGCGATGTGGGCAAAGGCTCGGCTGCGTCTCTCCGTCAGGAAGGCATGATTGTCAAGGTCACTGAAGTTGACCCCATCTGCGCGATGCAGGCTTGTATGGATGGATTTGAAGTGGTTTCACCCTTCATTAACGGCATCAACAATGGGCCAGAGAGCATCAATAAAGATCTCTTAGCGAATACGGATCTCTTGGTGACGGCCACCGGTAACTTTAATGTTTGCGATGCCAATATGCTTGCTGCCCTGAAGCCCAGTGCAGTGGTTTGCAACATTGGTCACTTCGATAATGAGATTGACACTGCTTACATGCGGAAAAACTGGCAGTGGGAAGAAATCAAGCCCCAAGTTCATAAGGTTTATCGCAGTGATGATCCCCAGGACTTTTTGATTCTCTTAGCGGAAGGTCGTTTGGTCAACCTGGGGAATGCGACAGGGCACCCCTCCCGGATTATGGATGGTTCGTTTGCTAACCAAGTTCTCGCGCAAATGTTCTTGTTTGAGCGTCAGTTTGCCAACCAAGATCCCAGTGAACGCAAGATTACGGTTGAGGTGTTACCGAAGCATCTTGATGAGGAAGTGGCCCGCTACATGGTGCAAGGTTTTGGCGGCGTGATCACCCAACTCACCCAAACCCAAGCGGATTACATCCATGTACCTGTGGCAGGGCCTTTCAAAACGGAAAGCTACAAGTACTAA
- a CDS encoding dihydroorotase yields MDNVVLRQVRVLDPVANLDHRQDVWFKDGQLQAITPQLSDLPTAVESIEAADLILAPGLVDLYSHSSEPGYESRETLKQLAQGALAGGFTQVGILPNTQPPLDNLGQLQSFQQLIQQIPGPKPNFLPWAALTKKCQGESLTELGELAAANIAGFSDSQALNNWLLLRRTLEYLCPHHRPIALYPQNLALHNGGTARYGKASLAYGLVEELVSVETTAIASICELVAELKTPVHLMRISTARGVELIAEAKQRGLPITASVSWMHLLWNTKALSTYDPNLRLDPPLGNPEDQQALIEGVKTGVIEAIAIDHQPYLYEEKTVSFAEAPSGVIGLEIALPILWQNFVVSQEWQPLQLWQALSTNPQKCLGQAIKSIAPENCQPLILFDPSKTWQVNHENLHCPQTNTPWWQKTLTGKVINTFLG; encoded by the coding sequence ATGGATAACGTTGTTTTACGGCAGGTGCGGGTTCTGGATCCCGTGGCCAACTTGGATCATCGCCAAGATGTCTGGTTTAAGGATGGTCAGCTCCAGGCGATCACCCCCCAATTGTCAGATCTCCCCACCGCAGTAGAATCCATCGAAGCCGCAGATCTAATCCTGGCGCCCGGTTTAGTGGATCTTTATAGCCACAGTAGCGAACCTGGGTACGAATCCCGCGAAACGTTGAAACAACTCGCCCAAGGTGCCCTCGCTGGAGGGTTTACCCAAGTGGGGATTTTGCCGAATACCCAGCCTCCCCTTGATAATCTTGGCCAACTGCAAAGCTTTCAACAACTCATCCAGCAAATACCCGGCCCCAAACCAAATTTTTTACCCTGGGCTGCCCTGACGAAAAAATGCCAAGGGGAAAGCCTCACGGAATTAGGAGAACTCGCGGCCGCAAATATTGCCGGATTTAGCGACAGCCAAGCGTTAAACAATTGGCTCCTGCTGCGGCGTACCCTCGAATATTTATGCCCCCATCACCGACCCATCGCCCTCTACCCGCAAAATTTAGCCCTCCATAACGGGGGAACGGCCCGCTACGGCAAGGCGAGTTTAGCCTATGGCCTCGTGGAGGAATTAGTCTCAGTAGAAACCACGGCGATCGCTTCGATCTGTGAACTGGTGGCCGAACTGAAAACCCCTGTCCATCTCATGCGCATCTCCACCGCCCGGGGGGTGGAATTGATTGCGGAAGCCAAACAACGGGGATTGCCAATTACTGCCAGTGTTTCTTGGATGCATCTGCTCTGGAATACGAAGGCCCTCAGTACCTATGACCCGAATCTCCGCCTAGATCCGCCCCTTGGTAATCCCGAAGATCAACAAGCATTAATCGAGGGCGTGAAAACTGGGGTCATTGAGGCGATCGCCATTGACCACCAACCCTATCTCTACGAAGAAAAAACCGTCAGCTTTGCCGAAGCCCCTTCCGGCGTGATTGGTTTAGAAATTGCCCTGCCAATCCTCTGGCAAAATTTTGTTGTTTCCCAAGAATGGCAACCCCTCCAACTTTGGCAAGCCCTCAGTACCAATCCCCAGAAATGCTTAGGTCAGGCAATAAAGTCGATTGCCCCCGAAAATTGCCAACCCCTAATCCTTTTTGACCCCAGCAAAACCTGGCAGGTTAACCACGAAAATCTCCACTGTCCCCAGACCAATACCCCTTGGTGGCAAAAAACGCTCACGGGCAAAGTGATCAATACATTTTTAGGTTAA
- the ureG gene encoding urease accessory protein UreG — MSALRVGIAGPVGSGKTALLDALCKALRDQYAIAVVTNDIYTKEDAQFLTRSGALPPERIMGVETGGCPHTAIREDASLNLAAIAELEEKFQPLTLMFVESGGDNLAATFSPELVDVTIYVIDVAAGDKIPRKGGPGITKSDLLVINKIDLAPAVGADLDVMDRDAKKMRGDKPFIFTNLKTQTGLEAVLDFIKKHILE, encoded by the coding sequence ATGAGTGCATTGCGAGTGGGCATTGCGGGGCCAGTGGGGTCAGGGAAAACAGCCCTTTTGGATGCCCTATGTAAGGCGCTACGCGACCAATATGCGATCGCCGTCGTCACCAATGACATTTACACCAAAGAAGACGCCCAGTTTTTAACCCGCTCCGGCGCACTTCCCCCAGAACGCATTATGGGAGTTGAAACAGGGGGCTGTCCCCACACGGCGATCCGTGAAGATGCGTCCCTCAATTTGGCGGCGATCGCCGAACTCGAAGAAAAATTCCAGCCCTTGACCCTGATGTTCGTTGAAAGTGGGGGCGATAATCTGGCGGCGACCTTTAGCCCGGAACTCGTGGATGTGACGATCTATGTGATTGACGTGGCCGCAGGTGACAAAATTCCCCGTAAAGGTGGCCCTGGTATCACCAAATCGGATCTGTTGGTCATTAACAAAATCGATTTAGCCCCAGCAGTGGGCGCTGACCTAGACGTGATGGATCGCGATGCCAAAAAAATGCGGGGGGATAAGCCCTTTATTTTTACCAATCTCAAGACCCAAACTGGCTTAGAGGCGGTGCTTGATTTCATCAAAAAACATATTCTTGAGTAA
- a CDS encoding YegS/Rv2252/BmrU family lipid kinase, producing the protein MKKVHLIFNPVSGAGHAPQELEQIRAKLLDQVELEIQFTSPEESATALAETAIAQGADLIIASGGDGTVSAVATVLMHSNIPLAVIPRGTANAFAAALDIPTAIDQACDVILQGQPQQIDCATCNGQPMILLAGIGLEAATIGETDRDSKQRFGFFAYLSTAVQQLQKLQPFQATLDFGDRQQTFDDVLAITVANLAPSTSILAQGTGGASGQDALLDVTVLTMADEGELFGLLSASYELFQAALQDNPADHPHIQSWRTAELTVTTTSPQALLLDGELLEEITMAQFAAVPRSLWVQLPPKAATPPEESP; encoded by the coding sequence ATGAAAAAAGTGCATCTCATTTTTAATCCGGTATCCGGTGCGGGCCATGCCCCCCAGGAACTGGAACAAATTCGAGCCAAGCTCCTCGATCAGGTTGAGCTTGAGATTCAATTTACCTCCCCCGAAGAAAGTGCGACGGCCTTGGCAGAAACGGCGATCGCCCAGGGAGCTGATCTCATCATTGCGTCTGGGGGCGACGGCACTGTTTCAGCGGTGGCGACAGTTTTGATGCACAGTAATATTCCCCTGGCCGTTATTCCCCGGGGGACGGCCAATGCCTTCGCGGCGGCCTTAGATATTCCCACAGCTATCGACCAAGCCTGTGATGTGATTTTGCAGGGACAGCCCCAACAGATCGACTGCGCCACCTGCAATGGTCAACCGATGATTCTTTTGGCTGGGATTGGCCTAGAGGCGGCGACCATTGGCGAAACTGACCGGGATAGTAAACAACGGTTTGGTTTCTTTGCCTATTTGTCCACGGCAGTACAACAACTGCAAAAGCTGCAACCCTTCCAGGCGACCCTCGATTTTGGCGATCGCCAACAAACCTTTGATGATGTGCTCGCGATCACCGTAGCGAACTTGGCCCCCAGCACTTCAATTTTGGCCCAGGGAACGGGCGGGGCCTCGGGTCAAGATGCCCTACTCGATGTCACCGTTCTCACCATGGCTGACGAGGGAGAGCTTTTTGGTTTGCTCAGTGCATCCTACGAATTATTCCAGGCGGCTCTCCAAGACAATCCCGCTGATCATCCCCACATCCAATCTTGGCGCACCGCCGAGTTAACAGTAACCACCACGTCGCCCCAGGCTCTACTCTTAGACGGAGAATTGCTAGAGGAAATAACCATGGCCCAGTTCGCGGCGGTACCCCGGAGCCTCTGGGTGCAGCTTCCCCCTAAAGCGGCAACCCCCCCTGAAGAATCACCGTAA
- a CDS encoding DUF2103 domain-containing protein — translation MASEEKGRLVWNHSTHIEGLIPVLEKLVNCEGIRTITPGALSRTRGNIPRLKLRVSVPLQGGFKVIARKGKSVQEVFIITDLAQEQLQAAIATVL, via the coding sequence ATGGCATCAGAGGAAAAAGGAAGACTCGTTTGGAATCATTCGACCCACATTGAGGGGCTGATCCCAGTGCTCGAAAAATTAGTCAACTGTGAGGGGATTCGCACGATCACCCCAGGGGCTCTCAGTCGAACCAGAGGCAATATTCCCCGGTTGAAACTGCGGGTGTCTGTGCCATTGCAAGGGGGCTTTAAGGTCATTGCCCGCAAGGGAAAATCGGTCCAGGAGGTTTTTATCATTACTGACCTCGCCCAGGAACAACTCCAAGCGGCGATCGCCACGGTACTCTAG
- the clpS gene encoding ATP-dependent Clp protease adapter ClpS encodes MAPAPGILKESDRQTVRKPYPNFKVIVLNDDFNTFEHVAHCLMTYIPNMTADQAWNLTNQVHFDGQAIVWVGPQEPAELYHQQLRREGLTMAPLEAA; translated from the coding sequence ATGGCCCCTGCTCCCGGTATTCTCAAAGAAAGCGATCGCCAAACAGTCCGTAAGCCTTACCCAAACTTTAAGGTGATTGTCCTCAACGATGATTTCAATACCTTTGAGCATGTTGCCCATTGTTTAATGACCTACATCCCGAATATGACGGCGGATCAAGCTTGGAATTTAACCAATCAAGTGCATTTCGACGGTCAGGCCATTGTCTGGGTAGGCCCCCAGGAACCAGCGGAACTTTATCACCAACAATTGCGACGGGAAGGTTTGACCATGGCTCCCCTTGAGGCGGCGTAG
- the rph gene encoding ribonuclease PH: MVWQRLDNRFFDQLRPFKFELDFTKFAQASVLTSCGDTKVLCTVSVEEGVPPFLRDSGQGWLTAEYRMMPGATPERQRREFMKLSGRTQEIQRLIGRSLRAAIDLKALGERTITIDADVLQADGGTRTTAITGGYVGLAIACERLVKAGILGKSPIIAPVAAISVGLIAGQAYLDLNYLEDVAADVDFNVVMIGGQGLNLIEVQGTAEAGSYNRAQLNQILDVAEKGIQTIMTLQTKAIH; the protein is encoded by the coding sequence ATGGTTTGGCAGCGTCTGGATAATCGGTTCTTCGATCAACTGCGTCCCTTTAAGTTTGAGCTAGATTTCACAAAATTTGCCCAGGCTTCTGTTTTAACAAGCTGTGGCGATACCAAGGTTTTGTGCACGGTTTCCGTAGAGGAAGGGGTGCCGCCATTTTTACGGGATAGTGGCCAAGGCTGGCTCACCGCAGAATATCGGATGATGCCCGGCGCAACCCCAGAACGGCAACGGCGCGAGTTTATGAAATTATCGGGGCGCACCCAGGAAATTCAACGGCTGATCGGCCGCAGTTTACGGGCGGCAATCGATCTCAAGGCTTTGGGCGAGCGAACAATTACCATCGATGCGGATGTGCTCCAGGCCGATGGGGGAACGCGGACCACGGCAATCACAGGGGGTTATGTGGGCTTGGCGATCGCCTGTGAGCGTTTAGTCAAAGCAGGCATCCTAGGAAAATCACCGATTATTGCACCGGTGGCGGCCATTTCTGTGGGTCTCATCGCCGGGCAAGCTTACCTCGATTTGAATTACCTCGAAGATGTGGCGGCGGATGTGGATTTCAATGTGGTGATGATCGGCGGCCAAGGGCTAAACCTCATTGAAGTGCAGGGCACCGCCGAGGCAGGCAGTTATAACCGCGCCCAACTGAATCAAATTCTCGATGTTGCAGAAAAAGGGATTCAAACCATTATGACCCTACAAACAAAAGCCATTCACTAA
- a CDS encoding tetratricopeptide repeat protein: MLNLFTLRNVFIALLFLGLPRGEAIAQEIPQTPALQTWPSITPTTPAAKAKLSEGLALIQQGNLDGAIAQFQQAIALDPLLWQAHYNLGLALGQRGDLPSAAQAFLETIALQPNFAVAYGNLGGVLIDSQNWPQAETYLRRALSLDPNLAIAHYNLGLIYRHQGNRDAAIQAWQKARELAPNFPDATIQLAELYLAGDRPEAAQPLIQELLKSQLNLAAVHYLQGRLLTQRGDFSEALAAFRASSERDPTYANAYFAAAQLLIKNNQRAAAMPLLDYAHSLYGQQQQAPWLEAVQTLRQQLQNSQ, from the coding sequence GTGCTGAATTTATTTACGCTTCGCAATGTTTTTATCGCTCTGCTCTTTTTGGGTTTGCCTAGGGGAGAGGCGATCGCCCAAGAAATCCCCCAGACTCCAGCGCTGCAGACATGGCCGAGCATTACCCCAACAACCCCAGCAGCCAAAGCCAAGCTCAGTGAGGGATTAGCCCTCATCCAGCAGGGAAATTTAGACGGGGCGATCGCGCAATTTCAACAGGCGATCGCCCTCGATCCGCTCCTGTGGCAGGCCCATTACAATCTGGGTTTAGCCCTGGGGCAACGGGGGGATTTACCGAGCGCGGCCCAGGCTTTTCTTGAAACCATTGCCCTCCAGCCTAATTTTGCGGTGGCCTATGGCAATCTGGGGGGCGTGCTCATCGATAGTCAAAATTGGCCCCAGGCAGAAACCTATCTCCGGCGGGCTTTATCTTTAGATCCCAATTTGGCGATCGCCCATTACAACCTCGGCTTAATTTATCGCCACCAGGGCAATCGAGACGCCGCCATCCAAGCGTGGCAAAAGGCCCGTGAATTAGCCCCTAATTTTCCTGACGCTACCATCCAACTAGCGGAGTTATACCTCGCCGGTGATCGCCCCGAAGCAGCCCAACCTTTAATCCAAGAGTTATTGAAAAGCCAGTTAAACCTCGCCGCTGTGCATTATCTCCAGGGACGTTTGCTCACCCAGCGGGGGGATTTTTCGGAAGCCCTCGCCGCTTTTCGGGCCAGTAGTGAGCGGGACCCAACCTACGCCAATGCCTACTTTGCGGCGGCCCAACTTCTGATCAAAAATAATCAACGTGCCGCCGCGATGCCCCTGTTGGACTATGCCCATTCCCTCTATGGCCAGCAGCAACAGGCTCCCTGGCTAGAAGCAGTTCAAACCCTCCGGCAACAACTCCAAAATTCGCAATAG
- a CDS encoding elongation factor G has translation MTRTTENIRNIAIIGPYSAGKTTLLESLLFLTQATTRKGRIEDKNTVGDSSPEARDHTMSVELSIASTKYQDIELTFLDCPGSIEFLQETYNALVGVGTAVIVCEPETERILTLSPLFKFLDDWNIPHIVFINKMDRAKNNFLDVLAALQEASNRPLVPQQYPIRKDQQILLGYIDLVSEQAYHYHPDCPADPVPFPEELHIEEKITREEMLETLADFDDELLAMLLEEVAPSSEEILQDLRKELSADQIVPVVFGIASEDYGVRPLLDILVQEAPAPVDTTARRELKASPQETVVQVLKNFYTPQGGKLSLVRVWQGELQEGMLLNGLRPAGIYQLMGHQQKPIQKAITGEIVALARLEDVKVGETLSSGDKPLKPLRTATVMQPVYTLAIAPENRKDEVKLSNALNKLVDEDPSLAWEQHGDTHEVILWGQGDIHLQVALERLRRKYNLPMTTHLPRVPYKETIRHGGSSHGRYKHQTGGHGAFGDVYLEIKPLNRGTGFQFHETIVGGVVPRQYIPGVEMGVREYLTQGPLGFPVVDVDVTLTNGSYHAVDSSEQAFKQAARIAMTEGMPLCDPQLLEPILLINIYIPNEFTSNALQLISSKRGQILGYESLTDWRGWDHITGYFPLAEMHNLIIELRSLTFGVGFFDWQYDHLQEVPDKVSEQVLATLKDH, from the coding sequence ATGACCAGAACGACCGAAAATATCCGTAATATCGCGATCATTGGCCCCTATTCTGCGGGTAAAACCACCCTCCTCGAAAGCCTACTTTTTCTCACCCAAGCCACTACTCGCAAAGGCCGCATCGAAGACAAAAATACCGTTGGCGACAGTAGCCCCGAAGCCCGTGACCATACCATGAGCGTCGAACTGTCCATCGCCAGCACAAAATATCAAGATATCGAACTGACCTTTCTCGATTGCCCCGGCTCCATTGAATTTCTCCAGGAAACTTACAATGCCCTTGTGGGCGTCGGCACCGCTGTGATTGTTTGTGAGCCAGAAACCGAAAGAATTCTCACCCTGTCGCCCCTGTTTAAATTCCTCGACGATTGGAATATTCCCCACATCGTTTTTATCAACAAAATGGATCGGGCTAAGAATAACTTCCTCGATGTTCTCGCTGCCCTCCAGGAAGCCTCGAACCGTCCCTTGGTGCCCCAACAGTACCCTATCCGCAAGGATCAGCAAATCCTCCTGGGCTACATCGATCTAGTTTCAGAACAAGCCTACCACTACCATCCCGACTGTCCAGCGGATCCAGTACCTTTCCCGGAGGAACTGCACATTGAAGAAAAGATCACCAGGGAAGAAATGCTAGAAACCCTGGCCGACTTTGATGATGAACTTTTAGCAATGCTCCTGGAAGAGGTGGCCCCTTCTTCAGAAGAAATTCTCCAGGATCTCCGCAAGGAACTCAGCGCAGATCAAATTGTGCCTGTGGTATTTGGGATTGCCAGCGAAGATTATGGTGTCCGACCACTCCTTGATATTTTGGTGCAGGAAGCCCCGGCCCCTGTGGATACCACTGCTCGTCGGGAACTCAAAGCTTCCCCCCAGGAAACTGTTGTGCAGGTTTTAAAGAACTTCTATACGCCCCAGGGTGGAAAACTATCCCTAGTGCGGGTTTGGCAAGGGGAACTCCAGGAAGGCATGCTCCTCAATGGTCTCCGGCCAGCGGGCATCTATCAACTGATGGGACACCAACAAAAGCCGATCCAAAAGGCGATTACCGGAGAAATTGTTGCCCTGGCTCGCCTGGAGGATGTCAAGGTCGGCGAAACCCTCAGTAGTGGTGATAAACCCCTTAAACCGCTGCGGACAGCCACGGTGATGCAACCGGTTTATACTTTGGCGATCGCCCCAGAAAATCGCAAAGATGAAGTCAAGCTGAGTAATGCCCTCAACAAACTGGTCGATGAAGATCCATCCCTGGCCTGGGAGCAACATGGTGATACCCACGAAGTTATCCTCTGGGGTCAAGGGGATATCCATCTCCAGGTGGCCCTCGAACGCCTCCGCCGCAAATATAACCTACCGATGACGACCCATTTACCACGGGTGCCCTACAAAGAAACAATCCGCCATGGTGGTAGCTCCCATGGTCGTTACAAACACCAAACCGGGGGCCATGGGGCCTTTGGGGATGTGTACCTCGAAATTAAACCGCTCAATCGGGGCACGGGTTTTCAATTCCACGAAACCATCGTCGGTGGCGTTGTCCCCAGACAGTACATTCCTGGGGTGGAAATGGGAGTGCGGGAATACTTAACTCAGGGGCCTTTGGGTTTCCCGGTGGTGGATGTGGATGTGACCCTCACCAATGGTTCGTATCATGCCGTAGACAGTTCTGAGCAGGCTTTTAAACAAGCGGCGCGCATTGCGATGACTGAAGGGATGCCCCTCTGTGATCCTCAGTTGCTAGAGCCTATTCTGCTGATCAATATCTATATTCCCAATGAATTTACCTCCAACGCCTTGCAGCTCATCAGCAGTAAACGGGGTCAAATTCTCGGCTACGAAAGTTTGACCGATTGGCGCGGTTGGGACCACATTACGGGTTATTTCCCCCTCGCTGAAATGCACAATTTAATCATCGAACTGCGATCGCTCACCTTTGGGGTCGGCTTTTTTGATTGGCAATATGACCACCTCCAGGAGGTACCGGATAAAGTTTCGGAGCAAGTCTTGGCAACCCTAAAAGATCATTAA
- a CDS encoding Ycf34 family protein, protein MCICVDCEYVDRCETYHVVETQHQQPHLTDQPDFSPIEPMINVNIRSEGEMIEMEWDVVGCASFSQEKGKWARLRPGEAIPT, encoded by the coding sequence ATGTGCATTTGCGTGGACTGTGAATATGTTGACCGCTGCGAAACCTACCATGTCGTTGAAACCCAGCACCAACAGCCCCATCTAACCGACCAGCCTGATTTTTCGCCCATCGAACCGATGATCAACGTCAATATCCGCTCTGAAGGGGAAATGATCGAAATGGAATGGGATGTGGTGGGTTGCGCGAGTTTTTCCCAAGAAAAAGGAAAATGGGCGCGGCTCCGACCGGGGGAGGCGATTCCCACTTGA